Genomic DNA from Cucurbita pepo subsp. pepo cultivar mu-cu-16 chromosome LG13, ASM280686v2, whole genome shotgun sequence:
GCCTGGTTTCATCAGACGGAGTCCAACCTCAAGTTGTTCCGAGGATGAAACGGCGTCGTACCTGTGCTACCCTTtccattcttatttttttacctgaaattgaaataaagttTTGACAGTAAATTACCAGTTTACTGTGGTTGTGAAAAAATAatgttctatttttataataaatatgtgtggagatgaaatattttgagattattttatttctatagcATTATGTATATTTTCTTAGACATACATTTTATGTgactaaaagaaataataaaaaaaaaaaaaaaaaNNNNNNNNNNNNNNNNNNNNNNNNNNNNNNNNNNNNNNNNNNNNNNNNNNNNNNNNNNNNNNNNNNNNNNNNNNNNNNNNNNNNNNNNNNNNNNNNNNNNNNNNNNNNNNNNNNNNNNNNNNNNNNNNNNNNNNNNNNNNNNNNNNNNNNNNNNNNNNNNNNNNNNNNNNNNNNNNNNNNNNNNNNNNNNNNNNNNNNNNNNNNNNNNNNNNNNNNNNNNNNNNNNNNNNNNNNNNNNNNNNNNNNNNNNNNNNNNNNNNNNNNNNNNNNNNNNNNNNNNNNNNNNNNNNNNNNNNNNNNNNNNNNNNNNNNNNNNNNNNNNNNNNNNNNNNNNNNNNNNNNNNNNNNNNNNNNNNNNNNNNNNNNNNNNNNNNNNNNNNNNNNNNNNNNNNNNNNNNNNNNNNNNNNNNNNNNNNNNNNNNNNNNNNNNNNNNNNNNNNNNNNNNNNNNNNNNNNNNNNNNNNNNNNNNNNNNNNNNNNNNNNNNNNNNNNNNNNNNNNNNNNNNNNNNNNNNNNNNNNNNNNNNNNNNNNNNNNCATTGGACTAAAGATCTCCATCGgacccaaaacaaagccatgagagcttatgtttaaagtggacaaatatcatatcattgtagagagtcaTCTAACAATTTAGACATGATATCGTATGATTAGTTCAAACATGAACTCGCACTCCTCTCATACTTGCGACATTATTGAGGGTATTAAAAGACTACCTCTAGTGCATGGAGAGTCTCCTATGATTGGCTGGCTCACCTATCTATATCTTAGATAGATTTGAACAATTAAAAGtgtatgttttaaaattttatttagatcAAATGCAATGCAGTCAATACATTGCCAGTTCTATCTCTCAATTTCGAATATTTTCTAGAAGCCCCCGCAAAAGTCAATCGGCACCGATGACCAAACTTGTAAACTTGTCTCTTTGACTTGGCTCAATTTCGATAGTCTtctattacaaatttttttaaaaagaaaatagttcaAAGGGTTACTTCAAGCATGAACACGACCAATGGACCCNGTCCAACCTCAAGTTGTTCCGAGGATGAAACGGCGTCGTACTTGTGCTACCCTTtccattcttattttttttacctgaaattgaaataaagttTTTGACAGTAAATTACCAGTTTACTGTGgttgtgaaaaaaataatgttctatttttataataaatatgtgtggagatgaaatattttgagattattttatttctatagcATTATGTATATTTTCTTAGACATACATTTTATGTgactaaaagaaataataaaaaaaaaaaaaaaaaNTAACTAACGAACAGTAAGAGATTTACATATTATGTGCATatatcattcattcatttcttttctgtACAAAGAATTTCTAACACAAACCAatcatttaataaactaaactGCATAACGACTTCAAACATCTATACCCATCTATACACAAAGCAAAGCCTACTGCCATGTATCCCCCCCATACCAACACCATTCTTCAGCTCGCAGTCCAATTTCTCAGACCTTCTGCTGCTATGAAACTGACCGAACGCGGATAATGTAAGGCTGAGGTTGGGACGATACGGATGTCGAACTCCTAACTATGCTGGTTGAATGAATGGATGAACTAGAAGATGTAGCCAGCTGATCATAGTCATCCAAACACAAGAAACCATTAATACAATAGAGTTATCACTGAGAGGATGGCATGTAAATGTCTGCTAATTGTATACGAACGCTTACGAGAAGTCGACGGCGATGAACTGCAGAGACTACTTTGAACATAACGTATATTGGTAGAAAGATCAGTAAACTTCGCAGGCAAATCGACTGTCATTGAAAGGGAATAGTTTAACTTCGTGCACAAATCTTGGTTTTGCATTTGTTTGAAAGTAGAGATTTCTCACCAGAAGCAGAGGGAAAGAGTAACCACCGGTTTCATTGAATATGAGGGGAAGAGAGTGCCTCAAAACCAGGAGAACCATGAActacaaagaaaaagagaaacatgTGGTTCAGATTTTGATATTCCCCTAACACGAACTTAAACACGTGTtatttcgaaaacatcttatGATCACCATTACAAAAATTGTGCGTTTGGAAAGAACTTCATGTGTCAAGGGAGAAAGAAAACTTACAACAATAGCAAACGAATGGCAGCATAGCACGCTGGTTGCAGCAGAATCTGAGAACTCATCATAGTCGGTATCAACAACATTGCGGTTTGAAGAAACCATTGCTATATAGCTAGAACTATCCAAGTTCCTTCGAGAAATCTCCCAGTTCCCCCTGCAATGGAATAGGGGTCAATCATTCTCAAGTTGAAGCAGAACAAACATACATTGTATGAATTGTTGCACGAGCATTACCTGAAGCTCATTGGAATACGCCCCATTTCGAATAATGGAGGAGAAGCTGTGTAACCTGGTTTGAATTGCTGCAAATCATAGTTACATGGTTCAGTTTCGTTGTACAAACTGCATTAAACATACTGATCTTCTCGGGCCGAAAAAGACAATCGTGCTAGAGATTATAATCTTACGTCAATGAACTGCTTCAATTTGTTTTACTATTATGATTTTAAGgaggaaagaaataaaaaaacaccatACTCCACCTGGCGGCATATCTCACAAATTGTATCACCCTTTTCGTTGCACCACTTCTGTATGCATCTTCGATGTGCATACTGCAAAATTCAACGGAACATGTCAAGAAAACTTGCATTATCATATCAGAAGCGCTGGCATACTAAATGATAAAACTCTTGAGGCACGACACGTTGAAAGGAGAAATATAATTGATACAGAAATCAAGACCAGCTCAGTTTGACAACATGGGTTGTGTTTGAGGTGTGAACTTCATAGTAATGGTACATTAGAATGACAACTACGGCAGATATCAATGTGCTAGCTTTCCAAAAGTGCAAAGGAGTTTATCACTAGGCTCcatatttgtaataaaatgctagacaagaacaagatcaGCTATACTTGGCATGCAATGACTTAATATGGAAATTTGGCCAATTTCATTCAATGAGTTCATCAACAAACCTTAAGGCTGCCACAGCACGAGCAAGGTGTTTCCATGTTCGagtcttcatcttcatcctgGCATATTCTACATTCCACAATTTTCTTTGGAAACGGTATATTCTCAAACTCCATTTCTGGGCAAGAACTGTCCCCCTTCAAACCATCCATGGCAGAGGACGTTGCTTCAGTCAATCGCTTTCGGCTCTCAATCGCTGCTTCTAATGTCGTCTCCGTCAACAATCGATCAACCAGCAAAACAAAGTGATCCCCCATATCAGGAAAAAGAGATTTTACAATCTTTAAACTGACCAAATAGCATATAGATACAAGAAATCAAGGCTTAGTTGTTTCCAGTGAATGGGTTTATGTTGTAGATTACAAGTGTATAGATTAAATAAGATGTGGAGGCAATGAAAAAAGTAGATAAATGAGAGTACCGGCTACAACAAACAAAGACTACAGGGGATACCCATGTCCTTGATAGAGGTATATGTTAGTTGAAAACCCCACCATCCACCAATAACCTTTCTAACAGAACCCCAGGAAAGAAACATAGGCAGAACTTTAGAACAAGAAAAGGGTtgaagggaagaaagaaaaacacccaAAACAGAAAAGGTAAGAAGAAACACAAAAGAATCAAAAACAGGAAACGGGAATATAACAAAAGGGAAACcaataaagaaaggaaagaaaagaggaagaaacttACAAGGAGGGGATGGAATCTTGTTGAAGCAAAGAAAGCTGGTGACCCCTGTTTTCCCCCTCCGATGTTTCTGAAGGAAATTAGCCGAAGATTTCGGGAAGAAGGTAAAATGGGTGGGTGTGACACATGGATGAATGTATTCCAAGCTTTGTGGcatcaagagaagaagaaaatgaagctatGAAAATGGGTTTGTGGCCATGTTTCTCAGCTTGTCATTTCCTCAAACACTTCGCGTGCGTGCGTTATATTGCTAGAAATTTTCGCATATAAGTTAAGCGGCAAAActtagagagaggaagaggggCCGCCATGATCGttgttctctctctccttttcacCTCACCGTTTTGCGGTTTTAAGCTGCATCATTGCATGAGCTCATCAATGGGTTTAAACAATGGGCCTTACAAAAcatcaatataaacatttaaactTGGTCGATCTGAAGAATTTTTGTTACCACGCTAGCTTTAAAATGAAGCAGTTTgcatttttctctcattttttcttgtttttttttttttttttttttttttttttttttttttttttNAAGGtagaaaatgattaaatacgataaaaaaaaaatttaggtcGTGTtgtaaaaagttatatatcCAAAGGAACAATTTTGTCTGCGTATATATTTATGACGCTCGGAGAGGagagtatatgaatgaatttaGACCGAATCCGAAAAATAGTGCTTTGGAGGATATGCAGTTAgtgttaagaaatactttaaataattgatagtTATTACTTATACCAATAAaatgtcctttttttttttcggtggTTCAATAAAACGAACTTCAAAGTTAAGTATGCTTGGGTTAAAGACTATCGCTATGTGCCATACAATGCTAGTTACGGTTTCCATAGATTATGAGTTAATCTTTTTGCGTATTTTGGTCCTAGTACCTAGTTATGAGCTCCATAGCCTTCTTGAGTTGACCAAGTACTTTGTAGGGATTGATAGGGTGCAACCCCTATTCGTGAACTAACCAACAGAGGTTAGGGTCTACTTGTTATACATGACTTAGTTGTCACTCATAAAGGATTTCAGGAGTCATGGAAGATATACTATTGAAGTACTATCGGTGGTGCCTAGTGGGAGTGTTATGACAGTTTTATTGTCCCAGCCTGAGTGGCGTAATGACGGGTAGTTTTACTATTATAGCTTGAAAATGCAAAGTAACAGGTGGTTACTGTTCCTAAGACACGTAGTTTTACTGTTTTAATTCGAGGAGGGTACATGAGTATATAGTTTATTGTTCGTCTCGAAAGACATAGTGACAGGTAGTTTACTAATTTTAGAAACAGGGAGACGTTGCTCGACACCACTAGAGAGAATCCACTAATTAAAGTTCAGTAGGTAGATATGTTTGGAATACGGTCATTACTTAACAGCTAAAGGGCTTCTCCAAANCGTCTCGAAAGACATAGTGACAGGTAGTTTACTAATTTTAGAAACAGGGAGACGTTGCTCGACACCACTAGAGAGAATCCACTAATTAAAGTTCAGTAGGTAGATATGTTTGGAATACGGTCATTACTTAACAGCTAAAGGGCTTCTCCAAAGTTATGAGTATTACCCTAGGGCTTTTCCATGGGCCATAGCGACTCGAGGCGTACTTTGTGCAAGTCTGTCGAAGGACCTAGACATATGTGAACCTAGAGTCGAGAGAAAACATAAAACCCTTAGGTTGTGAACCTAAGAGGGATTGAGTACTCCTTAAAGGATATGTCGAGTGTTAGTTACACAATGACCTATAAAGTTATGTACAAACGTTAAGCCACACTTTGGTTATCGCTAGGGACAGTTATGAGTACAGAGCCTAAGTTTTGAGGTAAAGATTAAGTTTgaaaagagcctacaagtaagTTAATtgctgagtatttttatactcactccATGTTATACTCTTCTTTGAGTGGAGTGTAAACCACTATTGATGGCAGGAGCATGTGGAGGCAATCTGGTGCAGGGGTTGCCATGTAGATCAGCGTCTTCGTTCttgtcattttattattattttaaatgctaCTTCTAGAAACTTATGTATTTTTAGTAAACCATTTTGATACAACTCCGTGAACATTATCTTTGAACTATTTTTACATTGATATTgaattcttatttaaattttaaattccttgtgcacaaaagaaaatttactGCACTTTTTACCCTTAAGTATACGTGGTGACCAAATCGAGGTGTAAAAAATCGGGTCGTTAGAGATGCATTCATGTtgttagaatattttaaatgattattttttttacaccTAACATGTTATGCATGAAGTAATGGCCTTAGAAAAGTAGattccttccttcttcttctttttagttttgtttacaaaagattattttaacatttttaaatttaaatttagatataatattttaattagttaagcAGTTCAGTAATGTAAGTAGGGTTAAATAAatacgactcttcacaatggtatgatattgtccactttgagcataaactttcatgactttgctttaggctttcccGAAATGCCTAACAACggatggagagagtattctttgactATAAACTCATTCCCTAAATGAGTTGACgtggactttcatccaactaGTAGAACTTGATCATTGATTATTGACCGAATCATTTCGGTTAGAGCTCAAGTTTTGCATTGAACGAGCCCTCGACCAAAAATTCATGACAATTGCATACCGAAGTCTCAAATTTGCTAGCATCCCGAGCCCTAAAACGACTCATCAAGtgtttcaaacaaacaaagaggaagaaaaagagagagaaaagtgcaGCAAAACTGAGAAAAAATGGGcagattttataaattattagtaTTGAAAGACAACATGACATGAGATGACAAACATTCAAACATTAGACTGCCCCTGTtcctaaattaaataactcAGCTCAACTAATCTCTCAAACCCACAGTGGCCCTCTTTGATTGTGACTCTCTGTTTCAAGATTATGTAATCAAAGGGATTCATTCATTCTATGAAACCAAATCTCTTCTTCTACAACAACTTATCCAGATTTCTAAAATTCTATCACGTTTAGATTCAATCTAAGCTTAGCCCCTTTGTGGGTTCCTATTGATCTAACTCCTTGTTCTTTATTGTAATCCCTAGCTCCCCTGCAACAATCACGGTGGTAGCCATGTCAAGAAACATACCGTGTTCCACCACTCCAGCCAGCCGCAAGATTCTGTCACTCGCCACCTTCAAATCGCCGATAGCTTTCTTGAAATACAAATCCACAATATAGTTCCCATTGTCCGTCACATAGGGCTCGCCATCGTCTC
This window encodes:
- the LOC111809081 gene encoding uncharacterized protein LOC111809081, with product MEAAIESRKRLTEATSSAMDGLKGDSSCPEMEFENIPFPKKIVECRICQDEDEDSNMETPCSCCGSLKYAHRRCIQKWCNEKGDTICEICRQQFKPGYTASPPLFEMGRIPMSFRGNWEISRRNLDSSSYIAMVSSNRNVVDTDYDEFSDSAATSVLCCHSFAIVFMVLLVLRHSLPLIFNETGGYSFPLLLSICLRSLLIFLPIYVMFKVVSAVHRRRLLVSLATSSSSSIHSTSIVRSSTSVSSQPQPYIIRVRSVS